The Acidimicrobiales bacterium sequence GTCGGGTGCGTCGTTGACCCAGTTGCCGTCGAGCACGACCGGTGTGCCGCCCTCGAACAGCTCGGCGGGCTCACCACGATGGACGACATCGACCAGGGCGCCGCCGAAACTCACGGTGAAGGCGGTGACCGGCTCGTCGTCCTGGCTGCCCTCGACGATGGAGCAGCCGACGGGCGTGCCCTGGAGCGTGAACCGGTCGTCGCCCAGCTCGTCGCGTCGTTCGATCGCCTCGTCGGCGTTGTAGAAGAACAGCGTGCCGGTGAAGAGGTTCCACACGAGCACCACGATGAGCACGGCGACGATGCCCGCGATCGCGGCGGGGACCCAGCGTCGCCCGCGGGTTCGTCCCGGGCGCGGGGCCTGTGGGGTCAGCGTCTCGGTCATGCGTCGTCCGTCGTCATCCAGCGGCGGCGCTCGGCCGGCACGCGGGCGGACAGTCGTCGGCCCCGCAGGATCAGGCTCGTCGCGTAGGCCGCGCCGACCCCGAGGCTGACGCCCCAACCGACGAGGAGATATCCGAGATGGGTCACGAGTTTCCTTCCTCGGCGCGGCCTTCGGCCCGCCGTTCTCGCAGGGCGAGATCGAGATCGCTGACCCGCAGCTCCCGTTCGAGCCACGTGATGCGGAACCGGTGAATCAGCGACCAGGCGAAGAAGAGACCCCAGACCACGAGTCCGACGACGATCGTGAAGAGCGTCATGTCCTCGAGGTTGCCGTCGGTGAGCGACGACTGCTGGTGCAGCGTGTTGTTCTCCCACCACTCGACCGAGCGGTTCACGATCGGCATGAGGACCGCGGCGAGCACACCGATCACGGCGGCCCGGGTGGCCGTCGCCCGTTCGTCGCCACCGAGCGACCGGACCGACAGGTAACCGATCATCATCAGCAGGAGGATGAGCGTGGTGACGAGGCGGACGTCGCCCCAGTCCCAGTAGGTGTTCCAGGTGGGGCGGCCCCAGACCGAGCCGGTGAAGAGCGTGAGGCCGCAGAACAGCACACCGATCTCCGCCGCGGCGCCGGCGACGGTGTCCCACCACACGGAACGGCGCAGGAGCCACATCGCCGAGCCGATGGCCGTGGTGACGAACGCGACATAGGTGAAGATCGCCGACGGGACGTGGACGAAGATCATCCGGACGGCGTCCTGCTGTTCGTCGTCCTCCGGGGCGGCGAAGAAGCCGAGGAGCACGAGCGCGACGACGCCGACCACGACGGCGATACCGAGCAGCCGGGTGGTGCGGCTGCCCGTGTGGCTGGGAGCGGGGGCGGGGGCGGGGGCGGGGGCGGGGGCGGTCATCAGGTCTCCTCGAGAAGCACGCCGTAGGCCAATGCTCCCAGCACGATGTTGATCACGCCGAACCCGGCGAGCAGACCGAGCCAGGCCCAGCCGTCGACGGCCACGGTGCCGAGAGCGTCGTCGAACGCCCGGGTGGCTCCGATCAACACCGGAGCGAGGACCGGAAGCAGGAGGATCGGCAGAACCGTCTCCCGCGCCCGAACACCAGCGACCAGCGCGCCGAGCAGCGTACCGGCCGCCGCGATCCCAACGGTCGCGACCACGCACGTCGCGGCGAGCAAGCCGAACGACTCGATGGACGCGTCGTACAGCACCACGATGCCGCCGACCATCACCGCCTCGACCACGAGGAGTTGCACGGCCACGGCCGCGGCCTTGCCGAGGAACACGGCGGCGGGCTCGACGCCGGCCAGGAGCAGGGCCCGGCGCGCCCCGTCCGTCGTCTCGATCGCGGTGGAGCGCTGGACCGCGACGATCGCGACGAACAGCACGGCGATCCAGAAAAGGCCACCCGTGGCTGCGTCCAGAACCGGACGATTCGCGTCGAGGGCGAAGCCGAACAACACGAGGACCAGGAAAGCGAAGGGCACGACCTGCGACGCGGTGATCCGCGAGCGCCACTCGATGCGGAGGTCCTTGGCGGCGACGAGGCGGGCGTCAGCGAACATCGGACGCGTCCCCCGTGATCATTCCGCCCGCGACGGTGACCCGCCGGGTGGCGAGGTCCAGGGTGCGGTCCACTTCGTGGGAGGAGAGGAGAACCGTTGCCCCCGCCGCGGCGGCATCGGCCACCAGCCGGTCGACGAGGTCGCGTCCGCTCGGGTCGAGCCCGGCGTGCGGTTCGTCCAGGAGCCACAGCTGGGGGCGGCGCACGACGACGGCGGCCAGCGCGACCCGGCGGCGCTGCCCGGCCGACAGGAGGCCGACCGCGACGTCGTGCAGCCGGCTCGGCACCCCGAGGCGCTCCATCGCCGCGTCGACGCCGGCGACGTCCACGCGGCTCGCCCGGGCCCAGAAGTCGAGGTTCTCGCGCACGGTGAGGTCGTCGTACAGCGCGGTGTCGTGGCCGAGGAGTCCGACCGAACGGCGGATCAGCGGGCGATCCGTCCTCAGGTCGTGACCGAGGATCTCGCCCTCTCCGGATTCGAGTCGCAACAACCCGGCGCAGAGCCGCAGCAGGGTGGACTTGCCGGCCCCGTTCGGCCCCTGGATGAGCACGACCTCGCCACCGTCGACGTCGAGATCCATCCCCGCAAGGGCGGGAAAGCGGCCGATCAGGGCGACGGCGGCGCGCAGCCGGACGATGGACACGGCGAAAACGGTAGCGGGGAAAACGGTCGCGGAGCCGAGCGCTCAGGACAGGCCCCGCCCCGCCGATAGTTTCGCCGTATGGCAGAACCACCGAACAGAGCGCGCGTGCTCGGTGCAATCGGCCGTGGCCTGATCACGGCAGGGGTCGTCGTTCTGCTCTTCGTCGTGTTCCAGTTGTGGGGCACCAACATCCAGGAGGCTCGCGCCCAGGACGGTCTCCGCGACGACTTCGACGACACCTTCGCGCTCGCCCAGAGCCAGCTCGCCCTGTTCGCCGACAGTGGTGACACCGACCCGCCGGCGGTCATCGACGCGGGCGGCACCGACGGTACGCCCGACCTTCCGGCCCCGACATCGACACTGCCGGGCGGTTTCGACCCCACGGTCCTGCAGTACTTCTTCCCGGAGGGCGGCGACGCCACGGCCCGAATCGAGATCCCGTCGATCGGGGTCGACAAGATCGTCGTCAACGGGGTGCAGGTCGCGGACCTGCGGAAGGGCCCGGGGCACTATCCCGACACGGCGTCGGTGGGCACCGCGGGCAACACCGCGATCGCCGGCCATCGCACGACCTACGGCGCGCCGTTCAACCGCATCGACGAGCTCCGCCCCGGCGACGAGATCCACGTCACCGGCGTGCTCGGGCGTTTCACCTACCGGGTCATGGCGCCGGCGGACGCGTATCCGGAGCAGCTCGACACGGTGGACAGCTCGGGCGACGGGCACATCATCGTGCGACCGGGGGCCACCTGGGTGCTCGGCGACTTCCTCGACAACCGCGTGACGCTCACGGCCTGTCACCCGAAGCTGTCCTCACGCCAGCGGATCATCGTCGCCGCTGAGCTCGTCGACGAACCAGCCGCCCTTCCCGACTTCGCGCCCGCCCTCGTGGCGGAGTTCGTGGGCGGCGACGCCACCCCGACCCTCCCCGGCGAGGAGGTCGACGACGGGGGCGACGAGGCCGGTGCCGACCCTGCGTCGGGTCCGCGGACCGTCCCGGCATCGGACCTCGACGAAGGACTCGATGGTGAGCGCGACGCGATTCCCGCCGCCGTGATCTGGTTCGTCGTCGCGACGGCGATCTGGATCGGCTTCGGCTACCTGGCCCGCCACCTGTTCGCCGAGAAACTGCGCCGTGTCGCGGTCCGCAGCGTGGGCCTGCTCCCGGCCGGATACTGCCTGTGGTTCGCGTTCGAGGCGCTCGATCGCGCGCTCCCGGCGGGCTGACTGCCGTAGCGTCTCTGCGATGAGACGCGCTCGACTCCTCACCGGTGCCGCCCTCGCGGCGGTGCTCGCGCTGACCGGGTGTGGTGACGACGGGGGCGACGAGGCCAGTGCCGACCCCGCGGAATTCGCCGCCGAGGAACTCGAGGCCGCGCGCCGGCGAAGCGTCGACGCCACCACGACGACCACCGACCCGGACGAACTCGCCCCGAGTGACGTCCCGGGCGCCCCGATCAACCAGTTCAATCTGCAGTTGGGCGACTGCTTCGATCGCGTCGACGGTCTCATCGACGGACGACCGAACACCATCACGGCCGAACTCTCCTGCGACGAGCCCCACCACTTCGAGGTGTTCCACCGGTTCACCTACCCCGCCGAGCACCCGTCTCCGTATCCGGGCGAACCCGCCCTTCGGGACTACGCACTCCAGGTCTGCTACCGACGATTCGCGGAGTGGGTCGGCAACGAATACGAGGTCTCGGAGCTCGACATCGACGTGATCGTGCCCCGGCGACAGGACTTCGAGGACGACGCGGCGCGCTATCGCGGGATGCACTGCTCGGTGACGCGCGTGGACGGCGAGCCGATGATCGGCACCTCGGAGGGGTCCGGCTGGTAATTTCGCGGCTGTGTCCGTGGCCCCGATCCTCCTCGCGGTGGTCGTCGGCGTGGTGTTCGGCTTCCTACGCCGAGGCCGCCTGGCGTCGATCGCGCGCACCAAGGTGCGCCACCCCGAGTTCCTGGCGGTGGCCGTCGGCTGCAGCCTCTTCGTCGATCTCGTCGACACCGACCTGGCCGGCGCGATCGCGCTCGTCGGCCTCGTGGGTGGCCTCTTCTTCGCCGTCGTGAACGTCCATCTCGTCGGGATGCTGGTGATCGCGCTGGGCATCGTCTTGAACCTGTTGCCGGTCGTGCTCAACGGCGCCATGCCGGTGCGGGGCGACGCCCTGGTCGAAGCCGAGATGATCACCGCCGACGAACTCCCCCGCGTCACCCTCACCGGGGCCCGCGAGATCGAGACCGACTCGACCATCCTGCCCGCCCTGGGCGACACCTTCCCGGTGCGTTGGACCAACCAGGTCGTGTCGATCGGTGACCTGATCATGGTCGTGGGTCTGGCCGATCTCGTCGCGAACCTGATGTTGCAGCGTCGCCGCCGCCGGCTTCCGGTCAGCGCCCTCCCCGCGCTCGAGGCCATGGGGTGGCACGAGGAGCGCATCGATCTCACCGGCGATCCCGTCGAGGCGATCGACCTCCGCGAAACGGTCGATCTGCGCGATCAGCCCGACGTGTCGAGCACCAGCGCCAGTCCCGTCCAGGACTGAGGGATCGCCCCGAGGCCGGTGCCCCGCTCCCCGTCCCAGTACTCCGCGAGGCCGGAGCTGATCGCGCCGGCGACCGTGGTCGAACGAACCAGTTCGGCGGCATCGGACGCACCGCGGCGGTCGAGGGCGACCCAGAGCAGGTACGCGAGTTGGGGCCAGACCGGGCCCCGCCAGTACGCGCCCGCGTCGTAGGTGGGTTCCCCGATGTGGACGCCCCGGGGCCCGTAGGCCGCAGCGAACCCGTCCTCGTCGACGAGCGCGGCCACGGCCCGGGCCGCGGCATCGTCGTCGTCGGTGACGAGCAGGGGCAGCAGAGCGTCGGCCGTGCGGGCCCGACCGGATCCGTCGGCCGCCGCGCCCGTGTCGGCCCACACCGCGCGGTCCCGGTCGAAGCGGGCGTCGAGCGCGGCGATGCGCGACGTGGCCAGGTCGCGCAGATCACCGTCGTCGGTCACCGAGGCGAGCTCCAACGCGTTCCAGATCGTGAGCGCGGTGAACCCGGCCGACCCGACCCGGAAGGCCGGGTTCTGCAGTGGCTCCCCCGCGGGTCCCCGTTCGACGGTGGCGAGCAGGTCGTTCTTGTGGGTCCGCCAGCGGGCGACGTCGAAGTGATCGCCGGGCCCCAGATCGTCCCATCGGGGCGAGTCGTCACAGCCGCTCTCCCACGGATGGACGATCCCGACCAGGCCGTCGACCGAACGGGCCTCGGACAGCAGGAAGCGGACCCCGCGGGCCGCCGCGTCGAGCAGCGGGGCGGGCACGTCGACCCCTGCGCCGGACAGCGCCGCGATCGTGTGTCCGAACATCGGTGGCTGGGTGATCGAGGACGCGCCGCGCCGGCCCCACAGCTCAACGGACCGCTCCGGGTCGAGCTGATAGCCCATGTGGGCGACGAAACCCGCGTCGTCGATCGTGGACAGGGCCGAGTCGAGCTCGCGCCGGGCGCGGGCCGGGTCGTCGAGCGCGAGCCAGACGAGCGAGTGGAAGCAGCTGTCCCAGAGCCACAGCCAGGGGTACACGTCGGTGTTGGGGGCGGTGTACCCCTCGTCCACCCAGGCGGCGAGCATCGCCTCGTGCACCGCCTGACGCAGCGTGGAGGTGCGGTCGACCGGATCTCCCGGCATCGTGTGGTCCATGGCCAGCGCTGCGATCGTGTCGTTCCGTCTCGGGATGGCGGACGGCGTGTCGGTGGTGGCCCGCAACTGGCAGCGGGCGCTCGAGCAGTTGGATTACTCGGTGCGCACCGTGGCCGGGGACGGGCCCGTCGATCGGACGGTACCCGGGCTCGCGATCGACGCGACGGATCCGCCGACCCGTGAGGAGCTCGAGACGGCGCTCGCGGACGCCGACCTCGTGGTCGTCGAGAACCTCTGCACGATCCCGCTGAACCTCCCGGCCGCGCGGCTCACGGCCGCCGTGCTCGCCGGTCGGCCGGCCGTCATGCACCACCACGATCCACCGTGGCAGCGCGAACACTGGGCCCATGTCACCGAGCTTCCCCTCGTCGACCCGGCGTGGCGCCACGTCACCATCAATCGCCTGACCCGTGACCAGATGGCCGAACGCGGCATCCCCGCGACGTGCATCTACAACGGCTTCCCCACGGCCACGGGCGGCGCCGACCGCGCCGGCGTGCGCCGGGCTCTCGGCGTCGCGAACGACGCGCTGCTGCTCGCCCATCCGGTGCGGGCGATTCCCCGCAAGGACGTGCCCACCGCGGTCCGGCTGGCCGAGGAACTCGGGGGCACCTACTGGCTCTGGGGTCCTGCGGAGGACGGCTACGACGACGAACTCGCCCGGATCCTGTCGACGGCGACGTGCCCCGTGGTCCGCGGGACGAACGGCGAGTCGGCCGTCGACCTCTACGGCGCGGCGGACGCCGTGCTGTTCCCGTCGCTGTGGGAAGGCTTCGGTAACCCGCCCGTCGAGGCCGCGATCCATCGGGTGCCCGCCGCGGTCGCGGACTATCCGGTGAGCCGAGAGCTCCGCGCCCTCGGGCTGTCGTGGTATCCGACCGACGATGCCGGTCCGTTGGCCGAGGCGTTGGCGCATCCGGACCTCGATCGGCTGGAGGAGAACCGGCGCATCGCGGTCGAGCACCTGAGCCTCGATGCGATGCGCGACGCGATCGGCGCGCTGCTCCGCGAGGTCGGCTGGCTAGCGTGAGCGCGATGACCCCGCGCGACCCGATCCTCGAGCAGCGGGCGAAGGCGCGACGGATCGTCGACGTGGGTCAGCGCCTCGGCTACGCGCTCTACGGCGTGGCCATCGTCGCCTTCGTCATCGGCATGCTCACCGACTTCACGGGGATCGTGGCCGGTGTCGCGCTCTTCGGTCTGATCGCCGGGTCCGTCGTGCTCGCGCCCGCCATCATCGGGGGATACGCGATCAAGGCAGCGGTTCGCGACGATCTCGAGCACGGCCGCAACATCGGCGACTGAACACTAGAGTTGCGGCCCGTGACCATCCGACTTCCTGCTGCGGAGCGCCGAGTGCAACTGCTCGACGCGGCCCTCGGGGTCTTCGCCGCGGAAGGCTTCCAGACGGCCACGATGGAGTCCGTCGCCACGGAGGCCGGTGTCACCAAACCGGTGCTCTACCAGCACTTCTCCTCGAAACGGGACCTCTTCCTCGAGCTGCTCCGTTCGACGGGCCACGACCTCACGGAGACGGTCGGCGCCGCCACCGCCTCGGCCACGTCCGCCGAGGAGATGGTGGTCAACGGGTTCGCCGCCTACTTCGACTTCGTGGCCGACCATCCGGAGGAGTTTCGTCTGCTCTTCGGCGAGGGCGTGCGCACCGATCCCGATTTCGCACTCGCCGTCGCCGAGGTGGAGAACCAGCTCGCCGACTTCATCGCCGCCCTGATCGACATCGACGAGCTCACCGCCGACGAGCGTCTGATGTTCGCCTACGGCATCCTCGGCCTGGCCGAGGCGACGGGCCGGCACTGGATCGCGAGCGGGGCGACCGGTGATGTCCAGGCACTCGCCGCCCGCGTCGCCGATCTCGCCTGGCTCGGCCTGCGCGGCCGCCGCCGCTGAACCGACTCAGTCGAAGCGTCCGCCCTGGTCCGCCGGGGGCGTGATGTCGATCGGTTCCTCCGGGATCTCGCCGGCGACGAGGGCGGGGAGGAACTCGCGGAGACGCACGGGCACCGTGGGTTCGTCGTTCGCGAGCAGATCGTCGAGGGCCCACCATTGGGCCCCCTGGAACGCGGCGGCCTCGAGCGCCTCGAGGCCGCGCGGGTCGTACTCGCCACCATCGCACCACGCGACGTGGATGTGGTCGTCGGACTCGAAGTGGTACCCGGCGAACGTGTACTCGGTCTGCTGACGCCACACGCAGGGCCCCATCTCGACGTTCGGGATGCCGGTCTCCTCGTGGAGTTCGCGCAGCGCGGCGTGGGCGGACTCCTCGCCGCGTCCCATGCCGCCACCGGGGATCTCCCACCACTCGGGCTTGTAGGGATCGACGGGATCCTCCGCCCGGATCAGGAAGATGCGATTGTCGCGATCGAGCAGGACCGTGCGAGCGGCCGGGCGACGGAAGGTGAACGACATCCGGGCGAACCTAATCCCTCGGCTTCAGCTCGCGCAGAAGCACCTCTTGGGCGATCGAGGCGATGTGGAGGCCGTCGGCCCCCCACACCTC is a genomic window containing:
- a CDS encoding TetR/AcrR family transcriptional regulator, whose translation is MTIRLPAAERRVQLLDAALGVFAAEGFQTATMESVATEAGVTKPVLYQHFSSKRDLFLELLRSTGHDLTETVGAATASATSAEEMVVNGFAAYFDFVADHPEEFRLLFGEGVRTDPDFALAVAEVENQLADFIAALIDIDELTADERLMFAYGILGLAEATGRHWIASGATGDVQALAARVADLAWLGLRGRRR
- a CDS encoding DUF5317 family protein — protein: MAPILLAVVVGVVFGFLRRGRLASIARTKVRHPEFLAVAVGCSLFVDLVDTDLAGAIALVGLVGGLFFAVVNVHLVGMLVIALGIVLNLLPVVLNGAMPVRGDALVEAEMITADELPRVTLTGAREIETDSTILPALGDTFPVRWTNQVVSIGDLIMVVGLADLVANLMLQRRRRRLPVSALPALEAMGWHEERIDLTGDPVEAIDLRETVDLRDQPDVSSTSASPVQD
- the ccmA gene encoding heme ABC exporter ATP-binding protein CcmA, with amino-acid sequence MSIVRLRAAVALIGRFPALAGMDLDVDGGEVVLIQGPNGAGKSTLLRLCAGLLRLESGEGEILGHDLRTDRPLIRRSVGLLGHDTALYDDLTVRENLDFWARASRVDVAGVDAAMERLGVPSRLHDVAVGLLSAGQRRRVALAAVVVRRPQLWLLDEPHAGLDPSGRDLVDRLVADAAAAGATVLLSSHEVDRTLDLATRRVTVAGGMITGDASDVR
- a CDS encoding NUDIX domain-containing protein, which translates into the protein MSFTFRRPAARTVLLDRDNRIFLIRAEDPVDPYKPEWWEIPGGGMGRGEESAHAALRELHEETGIPNVEMGPCVWRQQTEYTFAGYHFESDDHIHVAWCDGGEYDPRGLEALEAAAFQGAQWWALDDLLANDEPTVPVRLREFLPALVAGEIPEEPIDITPPADQGGRFD
- a CDS encoding sortase, encoding MLGAIGRGLITAGVVVLLFVVFQLWGTNIQEARAQDGLRDDFDDTFALAQSQLALFADSGDTDPPAVIDAGGTDGTPDLPAPTSTLPGGFDPTVLQYFFPEGGDATARIEIPSIGVDKIVVNGVQVADLRKGPGHYPDTASVGTAGNTAIAGHRTTYGAPFNRIDELRPGDEIHVTGVLGRFTYRVMAPADAYPEQLDTVDSSGDGHIIVRPGATWVLGDFLDNRVTLTACHPKLSSRQRIIVAAELVDEPAALPDFAPALVAEFVGGDATPTLPGEEVDDGGDEAGADPASGPRTVPASDLDEGLDGERDAIPAAVIWFVVATAIWIGFGYLARHLFAEKLRRVAVRSVGLLPAGYCLWFAFEALDRALPAG
- a CDS encoding cytochrome c maturation protein CcmE — encoded protein: MTETLTPQAPRPGRTRGRRWVPAAIAGIVAVLIVVLVWNLFTGTLFFYNADEAIERRDELGDDRFTLQGTPVGCSIVEGSQDDEPVTAFTVSFGGALVDVVHRGEPAELFEGGTPVVLDGNWVNDAPDVVGFDGLADDGWYYSSDRMRVKHDNDYINDEEYEDRLEQAAAAAAAGDCAA
- the ccsA gene encoding cytochrome c biogenesis protein CcsA, producing the protein MTAPAPAPAPAPAPSHTGSRTTRLLGIAVVVGVVALVLLGFFAAPEDDEQQDAVRMIFVHVPSAIFTYVAFVTTAIGSAMWLLRRSVWWDTVAGAAAEIGVLFCGLTLFTGSVWGRPTWNTYWDWGDVRLVTTLILLLMMIGYLSVRSLGGDERATATRAAVIGVLAAVLMPIVNRSVEWWENNTLHQQSSLTDGNLEDMTLFTIVVGLVVWGLFFAWSLIHRFRITWLERELRVSDLDLALRERRAEGRAEEGNS
- a CDS encoding septum formation family protein; translation: MRRARLLTGAALAAVLALTGCGDDGGDEASADPAEFAAEELEAARRRSVDATTTTTDPDELAPSDVPGAPINQFNLQLGDCFDRVDGLIDGRPNTITAELSCDEPHHFEVFHRFTYPAEHPSPYPGEPALRDYALQVCYRRFAEWVGNEYEVSELDIDVIVPRRQDFEDDAARYRGMHCSVTRVDGEPMIGTSEGSGW
- a CDS encoding heme exporter protein CcmB, with amino-acid sequence MFADARLVAAKDLRIEWRSRITASQVVPFAFLVLVLFGFALDANRPVLDAATGGLFWIAVLFVAIVAVQRSTAIETTDGARRALLLAGVEPAAVFLGKAAAVAVQLLVVEAVMVGGIVVLYDASIESFGLLAATCVVATVGIAAAGTLLGALVAGVRARETVLPILLLPVLAPVLIGATRAFDDALGTVAVDGWAWLGLLAGFGVINIVLGALAYGVLLEET
- a CDS encoding glycosyltransferase family 4 protein, whose product is MASAAIVSFRLGMADGVSVVARNWQRALEQLDYSVRTVAGDGPVDRTVPGLAIDATDPPTREELETALADADLVVVENLCTIPLNLPAARLTAAVLAGRPAVMHHHDPPWQREHWAHVTELPLVDPAWRHVTINRLTRDQMAERGIPATCIYNGFPTATGGADRAGVRRALGVANDALLLAHPVRAIPRKDVPTAVRLAEELGGTYWLWGPAEDGYDDELARILSTATCPVVRGTNGESAVDLYGAADAVLFPSLWEGFGNPPVEAAIHRVPAAVADYPVSRELRALGLSWYPTDDAGPLAEALAHPDLDRLEENRRIAVEHLSLDAMRDAIGALLREVGWLA